A segment of the Thermodesulfobacteriota bacterium genome:
GGTTAAGTCTTTTAATGATGGGAGTCGTAAGGGGGAAGGCGGTAAATGCACTACCAAAAAATAAAAGGATAGGGGTAACAGGGTGAATCAAATTACCTATGATTTTGAAAAACTGAGATTGGAGAACGAGCGGTTAAAAGAAAGGCTTCTTAAGAGCGAGGAAAGGTATCGTAAGTTATATGAAGAGAATCCCAGCATGTATTTCACTGTCGATGCCATGGGTACGATTATGTCCGTTAATTCTTGTGGTGCAAAACAACTTGGTTATTCGGTAGGAGAATTAATAGGGAAATCTGTTCAAATGGTCTTTCATCCTGACGACCATCAAACTGTGACTGAGCAATTAAGGGAATGTTTGCGGGGTCCTGAAAAATTACATCAGTGGGATTTAAGGAAGATCCGTAAGGATAACACTGTAATATGGGTTCGAGAGTCTGCTCGTGTCTTCAACGGAGATGAAGAAAAGGTATTAATAATGATAGTTTGCGAGGATGTCACGGAAAACAAGCGGGTGCAGGAATCTATCAAAAAGGCATATGACGAGTTAGAAACAAGAGTTCGCGAAAAGACTTCAGATTTGGTAAGAGCGAATGAATCATTACAGGCTGAAATCAGAGAACGCGAGAGGAAGGAAACAGAGCTTAAAATTATAAATAGCATAACTCAAGCGATGAACCAGTCCATCGATCTGGACGATGTTTTTAGGATTGCATTAGATAAGGTTGTAGAACAAGGTTATGTGGACATTGCGTGTATTTATCTACTCGATTATGCGAAAAATGAAGCTGTCCTACAGGATCATAGGGGCTTTCCTGATGATTTCCTGCAGAGAGCCTCGAGGATTCCCAAACCCAAGGGGGTTACGTGGAAGGTTATAAATTCAGGTGAAATTTTAAACGTTAGGAATGCAAGTGAGGATGCTGATGTGGGGCCAGCGGGGCGGGACTTAGGATTTCGTAGTATGTTGGGAATTCCTATAAACCTTGAGAGCAAAACTATAGGTGTTATCTGGCTGTTAAGCTACACGGAGCGTGTTTTTACAAAACCTGAGGTGGAATTACTCGTCTCGATTGGAGATCAAATTGCAATTGCGGTAGCAAGAGCGAATCTATACAGAGAACTAACCAGAAAGAATCGATATCAGACGATAATAGCGACCGTGACAAGGAGTGTCCATCAATCCATCGATTTGCAGGATGTTTTGGAGAATGCCGTTGAATCAATGAGCAATAACATAGAAGGCGTTGATAATGTGAGTATATACATGGTAGAAGGGAAGGAAGCAGTTGCGAAGGCTTATAGAGGATATCCAAAGTGGTTTATGGATCAGATAGGGAGGATCCCCTATCCCAAAGGTTTTACATGGAAGACGATCATAGATGGTAAACCAAGATATGTCTCGAATACCGAGAATGATAAGGTGATCGGTCCTGCAGGTTTGAAGGTGGGGACTAGAAGTTACGCTGCCATGCCCATTCATTTTGAAGGTGAGACGATTGGGTCCATCAATATAAATTCATTTAAGTTAGATGCCTTCGATGATGAGGAGTTGAAGTTATTGGGAATTGTGGCTCAGCAAATAGAGTTAGCCATAAACAATGCGCAGCATGCCGAAGCCCTCAGAGAATCGGAACAGCGTTATAGAAATTTCGTAGAGACAGCGAGGGATATGATCTTTACGCTCTCACCTGCTGGCACATTTACTTCATTGAATCCTGTTACTGAAACGATTACGGGTTGGTCACGAGATGAATGGATTGGTAGGCACTTCGCACAGATTATACATCCCGATGACATACGCAGGGCAATGCAAATATTTGGGTGTGTGATGAAAGGTGAGATGCCACCCATCTTCGAGATGCATGTTCGGAGCAATTCAGGAGGATATTTAACTGTTGAATCCATTGTAACCCCCCAGATCAAGAATGGGAAGGTTGTTGGCCTTTTGGGCATCTCGCGTGACGTAACGGAACGCAAAAAGATCGAAGAGGCTCTAAGAAGAAGTGAGGAAAGATTGAACTACATATTTGATAATACGCCAAACGTGGCTATTCAGGGATACGATATCGACGGGAGAGTAATGTACTGGAACAAGGCTGCTGAAAAAATATTCGGTTGGAGTAAAGATGAGGCCATAGGGAAGACACTGGACAAACTAATACTGGATGAAGAGACAACACATGAATTTCATTCGATTCTAAAGAAAATAACTGAAACGAATAAACCATACGGCCCATCAGAATGGAAGTTCATAAATTGTGAGGGTAGGGAAGGAACCGTGTATTCAACAATATTTCCCATACCATCCTCTAGTGGCAAATATGAGTTCATATGCATGGATATCGATATAACTGAGAGAAAGCGTCAAGAAGCACAGATACATCATATGGCCATGCACGATTCGTTGACAGATCTGCCAAACCGCCGGGCGTTACAAGAGAAGCTCGAATATATAATAAGTAATTCGGACCGTAGAAAAACACACGCTTTTGTAGTTATGGACCTTGATAATTTTAAACTCATAAACGATACCCTTGGTCACCTACAGGCTGACCAGGTACTTGTTGATCTAGCCAAGATAATGAGAAAGACCATGAGACCGGAGGATCTGTTAGCCCGTGTCGGTGGTGATGAGTTTGCCATGGTTATTCAAAATGTATCCCGTGATGAAGCCAAAACAATAGCGGAAAGATTTTACAGTGCTATAAATAGGTACAGTTCTTATCTCAAAGGATATAGCTTCCAAATCGGCATAAGCATTGGTATTAACCTATTTGATGGTAAGACAGATCCTCAAATGATTATGGCTATTGCCTATTCCGCACTAGCTGCAGCAAAGTATGAAGGGAAGAACAGGGTCATTATATATCATTCCGAAGAATACAACAGGGTAGAGCTTAACCAGGCTAGTCAATGGTGCATAAGAATCAATGATGCAGTACGCGAGAATCGGTTAATACTTCAGTTTCAGCCTGTCATAAGACTCGATAATCGTGAGGCTCTATACATGGAGGCCTTGGTGCGTATGAGGGATGCGGGTAATAAGACAGTCATGCCTAAAGCGTTTATTCCTGCCGCCGAGCGTTTTGGTCTTATGTCGAAAATTGATAAGTGGGTAGTGGAGAAGGTAATTAATTCTGTAGATAAAGACAATGGAGTTAGGACTTTTGTCAATCTATCTGGTTCGAGTCTAAGGGATGAATCACTTCTTGAGTTTATAGAGAATGCCGTCAAGGGGAATCGCAGAATTTCAAGTCATATCGGTTTTGAAATAACCGAGTTTACGAACATCACTAATATGGATCGATTGAATCAATGGATGATTGATCTTAGAGAAACCGGTTGTCAGTTTGCTCTTGATGACTTTGGAATGGGTTACTTTTCATTTGCTCATTTACTTAAGCTGCCGGTAGATTTTGTAAAAATTGAAAGTTCTTTTATACAAAGCATAGATACAGATCAGACAAGTAGTGCTATAGTGAAGGCAATAATAACGGTATCCCGTTTAATGGGAAAAGAAGTCATTGCAGAGGGAGTCGAAACCGAGTCGGTTGCAAATATCTTGAGTAGGTTGAAAATAAAATACGGTCAGGGTAATTATTGGAGAAAACCGTCTGATGATATCACATTTATATACTGAGAGAAATATGATACAAGGAAATTTTAAACCGTTGTAATTCCTTTTGATTTATCTGTCTGACTGCAGGTTTTCATAGAATTCATAGTATGGAGTATAATAATATTATAGAATGCGGAATCTTAAGTTATTTAATCAATGGTGAGAGATCGGGTTACCTAAAATATGCATTACTTCTTAGAGGTGAAATATCTATTGAATCCTGTGAAAAAGTATATTTTAATTTTGTGATAGCTTTACATATTGATTATGCTGTATAATTTCTCTGGTTTTCATTGCTTTTAAGTAGAGTTTAAACATTTTATTAATATTATAAATTAGTAGTTGCAAATACTTAATGAATATGTTTAAATCATAACTCTAATAAAGGAGAATGAATTGTTTTTTGGAAAAAGAGAAATCGCAGGACTCGATATAGGTTCAAGCGCAATAAAACTTGTCGAGATAAGGGAAACAAGGCAAGGATATCAACTGAAGAATGTTGGAGAATCATTGCTTCAACCCGATGCCATCGTCGATAAGGTTATCAGGGATCAAGATGCAGTAATAGATGCTTTGTCTTTGCTGATCGATAACCTCAGGTTTAAGACAAGAAACGTGGTTATTTCGATTTCTGGAAACTCTGTAATCATAAAGAAGGTAAGTCTTCCTGTTATGAATGACGATGAGTTGCGCGAAGCTATCCCGTGGGAACTTAAACAGTTCATACCGCAGAATATAGAGGATATAAATTATGATTTTCAGGTTCTGCCGGGTGAGGATTCAGAAGGAACGATGGAGGTCCTTATAGCCGCTGCTAAGAAAGATTTGACAAATGGTTACATTCAGATTGTAAACGAGGTTGGTTTAAATCCTGTCGTAGTGGATATTGATTTATTTGCCCTTGAAAACATGTATGAAGCTAATTACTCGGAAACAAATGGGATTTTGGCTTTAGTTAATATAGGTGCTGCGATTACGAACATAAATATTTTAGAGAATGGGATTTCGATCTTTGCCAGGGACTTGGCCATGGGGGGGAATCAGTTCAATGAATGGGCTCAGAAGGAGTTGGGGATTGGGTTCGATGAGTCAGAAGTGCTGAAATTATCCCTAGGAACTAAAGAAGTCACTGCAGAATTAAATAGGATTGCTAACGATTTTAGAGAGTCTATTTGTGGGGAAATTAAAAGAACTTTAGATTTTTTCTCCTCGACATTTTCAAAACCGAAGGTAGACAAGATAATGCTTGGCGGAGGGTCTTCAAAGGTTCCAAACTTGGGGACGGAGCTCGAAAATATTACACGTTGTAAAGTTGAACCAGTCAATCCATTTAGAAACATTATGTATAGTGTAAGTGATTTTGACCCAGAATATATTAAAGATATAGCTCCCAAAATGGGTGTTGCTGTTGGACTTGCCTTAAGAAAAATAGGAGATAAGTTTTGATTAGGATAAATCTTTTACCCTCGGAACAGAAAAAAGAGGCCAGAGCACTTGGTGACCTTATTGTAGGTGGCCTCGTAATATTTGCCGTGATAGTTTCGATTTTGGCCCTACACTTATACCAGGCAAAGGCATTGAGAGATGTGAATAAAGAGACTCTAAGGGTTGAGAAGAGGATTAAAGAGTTAGAGGATGTTAAGGAAAAGGTTGAGGCTTTTAAGGCAAAGAATGCGGAGCTTGAGCGCAGGATCAAATTAATTCAGTTATTGGAACAAAATCGTGCGGCTCAGTTAAATGTCATGGAATCTTTGGCAGAGGCTATTCCTCAAAGAGCTTGGATTGATAAATTCACCGAAACAGGGGACAAAGCGAAAGTGGAAGGGATAGCTTGGAATGAGTTCACCGTTTCAGATTTCATGAAAAGCCTTAAGTCTTCGAATTATTTTAAAGATGTAGAACTTGTCTCGATTCAGAAAAAGGAGATGCAGAATTTACCATTAAGGAGTTTTGTGATCGAATCAAATCTTAGCTATTCTGGTAAGGTCGAGGAAGGTAGTGAGGATACGGAAAAAACAGAAAAGGGAAAAAACAAGGCGAATCTTTGAATAAAATGGCAAACTTAGCTGACTTTGTTGAGTCAATTCAAGAAAAACCGGTTCGTATTAAGATTGCTATATTAGTGGCAATTATAGCAGTGATTTCTGGAATCTATTGGTATTTTTTGTGGTCACCTAACGCAGAGGAGCTTAAGACTTCAAGGGGTAAGCTACAAGGACTTCAGACGAAATTAGAGGAATATGAATTAATTGCAAAGGAACTTCCAAAGTTTGAGTTAGAGTTCAAGAGGTTGAATGGAGAATTTGAAATTGCCTCTCTTAAACTACCAAAAGAGAAGGAGATACCCACTCTGATTGATGGTGTTTATTCTCAAGTATCTGCTTCAGGATTGGAGCCTATCAATTTTGTTCCAAAAAAAGAGGTGAAAAAGGATATATATTCCGAAATTCCTATACAGATGAAAGTCGCGGGATCATATGCGCAGTTAGCTAATTTCTTCGAAAGGGTCTCCAACTTGCCGCGGATAGTGAATGTAAGGGATCTAAACCTAAAGCGTGACGATAAGACGAGTAAAGAGAATGATATTGTTCTGAGTGCTGATTTTACTACTGTTACGTTTCGAGTGCTTCCAGTTCCAGAAGATTTAGGAGAGACGACGAATACTGGAAAGCAGAAAGGAATAAGGAATCGGCAGAAATGATTTCTGGAGTTACAAGAGGATCGATTTATATTGAAATTATTATTTTGCTTTTTATGTTGACTAGCGTTTGTTCTTTAGTTGCTAGACCTGAGGAATCCACCTCCGAGGAAAATATGGATACCAATCTATCTCTCGAGAAATTAGATGACCAAAATAATCCGCAGTCTAAAGCTGAAGTTAGTAACCCTGAAAGCAAGCGTGATCCATTTAGGCCCTTTATAAAACTCGTAAACGAAGAAGAGACCGGGGATGGTTCATTGGTACCACCTATTAAAAGATATGAGCTTCAAGAGTTTAGAATAGCTGGGATCTTGTGGATCGAAGGTGAGCCAAGGACAATGATCGTAGATCCTGAGAAGAATACGTATTATCTCGCGGTCGGAGATGAAATTGGAAACAAGGGAGGAGTTATTTTGGAGATCAGAAACAGCGGCATTCTGGTAAAGGAAACTAGGCATTACGAAGATTTATTTGGTGAAGATAAGGTGGAGATAAGAAAAGTTGTTCTTAGCTTCCAAGAATAGTCTATAATTATAGATGTTAACACATTTACTACATCTTAATAGGAGGATGGATTGGTGAATGTTGATCGAAAGTCTCTCACATACATAATTTTTTTCTTAATCTATTCCGTATTTGTTTCGGGTTTTGACTTAACAGCGTCCGAGGATCACGGTAACAATAAAGAGTACTCCGGGGACAGTTCTAGCAGGAGTACGTTTGGAAATACAGGCAAACATCACTCGGCGTTAGCTGTTGCTCAGAATCAGGGTTCAGGCATGGTGGTTGAACCTCCGGCACCTGGCCAAAAGGATGCCATAAATTCCGTCGAAAGCATTAATTTTAACGTCGAGAATGGCGTCGGAATTGTAACTATAACAACCTCTAATAAGGCTTCATATGAAGAACTTCCGAGGGAAGGGAATACATCTAGGGTAAAACTGCTAAATGTCGTTCTTCCCGCGAATCTGCAGGTTTCACGCGACGTAAGTGAATTCGACAGCCCCTTAAATTTTGTTTCCTCATTTAGAGACCCCGTTTCAGAAAATAACACTATAATTGTGTTAGAGCTTAAAGAAGATGTTCCTATGTTTACTGATCAGAGTAACAATTTGTTGACCCTG
Coding sequences within it:
- a CDS encoding pilus assembly protein PilP, whose translation is MISGVTRGSIYIEIIILLFMLTSVCSLVARPEESTSEENMDTNLSLEKLDDQNNPQSKAEVSNPESKRDPFRPFIKLVNEEETGDGSLVPPIKRYELQEFRIAGILWIEGEPRTMIVDPEKNTYYLAVGDEIGNKGGVILEIRNSGILVKETRHYEDLFGEDKVEIRKVVLSFQE
- the pilO gene encoding type 4a pilus biogenesis protein PilO → MANLADFVESIQEKPVRIKIAILVAIIAVISGIYWYFLWSPNAEELKTSRGKLQGLQTKLEEYELIAKELPKFELEFKRLNGEFEIASLKLPKEKEIPTLIDGVYSQVSASGLEPINFVPKKEVKKDIYSEIPIQMKVAGSYAQLANFFERVSNLPRIVNVRDLNLKRDDKTSKENDIVLSADFTTVTFRVLPVPEDLGETTNTGKQKGIRNRQK
- a CDS encoding PilN domain-containing protein, with protein sequence MIRINLLPSEQKKEARALGDLIVGGLVIFAVIVSILALHLYQAKALRDVNKETLRVEKRIKELEDVKEKVEAFKAKNAELERRIKLIQLLEQNRAAQLNVMESLAEAIPQRAWIDKFTETGDKAKVEGIAWNEFTVSDFMKSLKSSNYFKDVELVSIQKKEMQNLPLRSFVIESNLSYSGKVEEGSEDTEKTEKGKNKANL
- the pilM gene encoding type IV pilus assembly protein PilM, with amino-acid sequence MFFGKREIAGLDIGSSAIKLVEIRETRQGYQLKNVGESLLQPDAIVDKVIRDQDAVIDALSLLIDNLRFKTRNVVISISGNSVIIKKVSLPVMNDDELREAIPWELKQFIPQNIEDINYDFQVLPGEDSEGTMEVLIAAAKKDLTNGYIQIVNEVGLNPVVVDIDLFALENMYEANYSETNGILALVNIGAAITNINILENGISIFARDLAMGGNQFNEWAQKELGIGFDESEVLKLSLGTKEVTAELNRIANDFRESICGEIKRTLDFFSSTFSKPKVDKIMLGGGSSKVPNLGTELENITRCKVEPVNPFRNIMYSVSDFDPEYIKDIAPKMGVAVGLALRKIGDKF
- a CDS encoding PAS domain S-box protein gives rise to the protein MNQITYDFEKLRLENERLKERLLKSEERYRKLYEENPSMYFTVDAMGTIMSVNSCGAKQLGYSVGELIGKSVQMVFHPDDHQTVTEQLRECLRGPEKLHQWDLRKIRKDNTVIWVRESARVFNGDEEKVLIMIVCEDVTENKRVQESIKKAYDELETRVREKTSDLVRANESLQAEIRERERKETELKIINSITQAMNQSIDLDDVFRIALDKVVEQGYVDIACIYLLDYAKNEAVLQDHRGFPDDFLQRASRIPKPKGVTWKVINSGEILNVRNASEDADVGPAGRDLGFRSMLGIPINLESKTIGVIWLLSYTERVFTKPEVELLVSIGDQIAIAVARANLYRELTRKNRYQTIIATVTRSVHQSIDLQDVLENAVESMSNNIEGVDNVSIYMVEGKEAVAKAYRGYPKWFMDQIGRIPYPKGFTWKTIIDGKPRYVSNTENDKVIGPAGLKVGTRSYAAMPIHFEGETIGSININSFKLDAFDDEELKLLGIVAQQIELAINNAQHAEALRESEQRYRNFVETARDMIFTLSPAGTFTSLNPVTETITGWSRDEWIGRHFAQIIHPDDIRRAMQIFGCVMKGEMPPIFEMHVRSNSGGYLTVESIVTPQIKNGKVVGLLGISRDVTERKKIEEALRRSEERLNYIFDNTPNVAIQGYDIDGRVMYWNKAAEKIFGWSKDEAIGKTLDKLILDEETTHEFHSILKKITETNKPYGPSEWKFINCEGREGTVYSTIFPIPSSSGKYEFICMDIDITERKRQEAQIHHMAMHDSLTDLPNRRALQEKLEYIISNSDRRKTHAFVVMDLDNFKLINDTLGHLQADQVLVDLAKIMRKTMRPEDLLARVGGDEFAMVIQNVSRDEAKTIAERFYSAINRYSSYLKGYSFQIGISIGINLFDGKTDPQMIMAIAYSALAAAKYEGKNRVIIYHSEEYNRVELNQASQWCIRINDAVRENRLILQFQPVIRLDNREALYMEALVRMRDAGNKTVMPKAFIPAAERFGLMSKIDKWVVEKVINSVDKDNGVRTFVNLSGSSLRDESLLEFIENAVKGNRRISSHIGFEITEFTNITNMDRLNQWMIDLRETGCQFALDDFGMGYFSFAHLLKLPVDFVKIESSFIQSIDTDQTSSAIVKAIITVSRLMGKEVIAEGVETESVANILSRLKIKYGQGNYWRKPSDDITFIY